In one window of Candidatus Avedoeria danica DNA:
- a CDS encoding PLP-dependent transferase: MDEQTPEIHVESWLVSAGRDSAPGAPLNVPLVPASNFIIGGGGSGRAYARDDGTPTWEALEAVIGGLESGRAVAFASGMAAAAAVFDQLAVGAVVVLPDDCYQGIAGLAAAGADKRRWSVQRVPVDDTDGWTGACRVADLVWLESPSNPLLAVADLEAICAAPRKPGNIVAVDNTFATPLNQQPLAYGATVSLQSATKFIGGHSDLLAGVATTRDDDLWHALRQSRELTGATPGTLEAFLAVRGARTLALRLERAQQTAMSLAERLDMHPLVARVRYPGLSSHPTHAVAKRVLKGFGTIISFDVHGGARAADAVCGHVRLIRHATSLGAVESTIERRAAIPGQEHLPPSLLRLSVGIEHADDLWVDLDAALRSVAAVGP; this comes from the coding sequence ATGGATGAGCAAACGCCTGAGATCCACGTAGAGTCGTGGCTTGTCTCGGCCGGCCGGGACTCCGCACCCGGGGCTCCGCTCAACGTACCGCTGGTTCCCGCGTCCAACTTCATCATCGGCGGCGGGGGCAGCGGGCGCGCATACGCGCGCGATGACGGTACGCCCACCTGGGAGGCGCTCGAGGCGGTGATCGGCGGCCTCGAGTCCGGCAGGGCCGTGGCGTTCGCCTCCGGCATGGCCGCCGCAGCCGCCGTGTTCGATCAACTTGCGGTGGGCGCCGTTGTCGTGCTGCCGGACGACTGCTATCAGGGCATCGCCGGTCTGGCGGCGGCCGGAGCGGACAAGCGCCGTTGGTCCGTCCAGCGCGTTCCGGTCGATGACACGGATGGTTGGACCGGCGCCTGCCGCGTCGCGGATCTGGTATGGCTCGAATCGCCCTCGAACCCCCTGCTCGCCGTCGCGGATCTCGAAGCCATCTGCGCCGCGCCGCGCAAGCCGGGGAACATCGTCGCCGTGGACAACACCTTCGCCACGCCGCTGAACCAGCAACCGCTTGCCTACGGGGCAACGGTGTCCCTGCAATCGGCGACAAAGTTCATCGGCGGCCACTCCGATCTCTTGGCGGGTGTCGCCACGACCCGGGACGATGATCTGTGGCACGCCCTGCGGCAGTCCCGTGAGCTGACCGGGGCCACGCCGGGAACGCTGGAGGCATTCCTGGCGGTCCGCGGCGCCAGGACCCTCGCGCTTCGGTTGGAGCGGGCGCAGCAGACGGCCATGTCGCTCGCCGAGCGGCTCGACATGCACCCGCTGGTCGCCCGCGTCCGCTACCCCGGCCTGTCCTCGCACCCGACCCATGCCGTCGCCAAGCGCGTGCTCAAGGGGTTCGGGACGATCATCTCGTTCGACGTGCATGGAGGCGCGCGGGCCGCCGATGCCGTCTGCGGGCATGTCCGACTCATCCGCCACGCCACCAGCCTCGGCGCGGTAGAATCGACGATCGAACGGCGGGCCGCGATTCCCGGACAGGAACACCTGCCCCCCTCGCTCCTGCGACTCAGCGTCGGCATCGAGCACGCGGACGATCTTTGGGTCGATCTCGACGCTGCGCTGCGCTCGGTCGCGGCTGTGGGACCATGA
- a CDS encoding DNA alkylation repair protein translates to MTTHSVEATLAHLESLGTEKLRAQNAKRGAGDNQFGVQLGDIRKLAAKIKTDHALALALWETGNVEARLLAILLMKPKDLSADDMDWLVRSADYAWLADWLNNYVVSKHPDKEALRQKWMAADDPWAARAGWSLTNQRIDKSPEGLDLPALLDRIQSEMPGAAPEVQWTMNYCLAGIGIHHPEHRARALAIGEALGIYRDYPVSKGCTSPFAPIWINEIVRRQG, encoded by the coding sequence ATGACCACCCACTCCGTCGAAGCCACCCTCGCCCACCTCGAGTCCCTCGGCACCGAGAAGCTGCGCGCACAAAACGCCAAGCGCGGCGCCGGCGACAATCAGTTCGGCGTCCAGCTCGGCGACATTCGAAAGCTGGCCGCGAAGATCAAGACCGACCACGCGCTGGCCCTCGCGCTCTGGGAGACCGGGAACGTCGAGGCCCGGCTCCTGGCCATCCTCCTGATGAAACCGAAGGACCTGTCGGCCGACGACATGGACTGGCTGGTGCGGTCCGCCGACTACGCGTGGCTGGCGGACTGGCTGAACAACTATGTCGTGAGCAAACACCCGGACAAGGAGGCGCTGCGCCAGAAGTGGATGGCCGCAGATGATCCCTGGGCGGCCCGCGCCGGCTGGAGCCTCACCAACCAGCGCATCGACAAGTCCCCCGAAGGGCTCGACCTGCCGGCGCTGCTCGATCGCATCCAGTCCGAGATGCCGGGCGCCGCGCCGGAAGTGCAGTGGACGATGAACTACTGCCTGGCGGGCATCGGCATCCACCACCCCGAGCATCGCGCGCGCGCCCTCGCCATCGGCGAAGCGCTCGGGATCTACCGGGACTATCCCGTTTCCAAGGGCTGCACCTCACCCTTTGCCCCGATCTGGATCAACGAGATCGTGCGTCGGCAAGGTTGA
- a CDS encoding GNAT family N-acetyltransferase, translated as MEPNICPADLRDADLISARAVETYCHAFGHSFSPEDLRAHADQYLFPQAFARILETDTSFVADLSGRRVGYAQFGTAPAAPAAPAALTAVPPRIDAELRRLYVHPDFQRQGIGTALMQAALEHPILANARLIALDVWVQNEGTQRLYHRHAFEPVGTRTFIVASGAETTPDIIMVRDNRDRAAAERAAWRSHE; from the coding sequence ATGGAGCCCAACATATGCCCGGCCGATCTGCGCGACGCCGACCTCATCTCGGCCCGCGCCGTTGAGACGTACTGTCATGCGTTCGGTCACTCGTTCTCCCCCGAAGACCTCCGCGCGCACGCCGACCAATATCTCTTCCCGCAAGCCTTCGCCCGCATCCTCGAAACCGACACTTCCTTCGTCGCCGACCTGTCGGGCCGCCGCGTCGGCTACGCACAGTTCGGCACCGCACCCGCCGCACCCGCCGCACCCGCCGCACTCACCGCCGTGCCACCCCGCATCGACGCCGAGCTCCGCCGCCTCTACGTCCATCCGGATTTCCAGCGTCAAGGCATCGGCACCGCTCTGATGCAGGCTGCCCTCGAACATCCGATCCTCGCCAACGCCCGGTTGATCGCCCTGGACGTCTGGGTGCAGAATGAAGGCACCCAGCGCCTCTACCACCGCCACGCGTTCGAGCCGGTCGGCACTCGGACGTTTATCGTCGCATCCGGCGCCGAGACCACGCCGGACATCATCATGGTCCGGGACAATCGCGATCGCGCGGCCGCCGAACGCGCGGCATGGAGGTCACACGAGTGA
- a CDS encoding GIY-YIG nuclease family protein — translation MPTGFVYVLLNPSYPDVIKIGLTERTSEERARELRTTGVPTNFIVLYDELVTDCVAVESAVHRRLAGYRVSDDREFFRLPVKEAIRTLQEEASACRVNPLNLIRRVEILEALRQLYRGYLKPDIVSVAIVQPPGVCFLEVVRRAEGPETEIVDREDLQIFAGKDYDESLFSPGAPVEENAQRFVNELDAYDYIMTGMPLFTEEAWREIADLRKSGGKISRVEWVDPS, via the coding sequence ATGCCGACCGGCTTTGTGTACGTCTTGCTGAATCCATCCTATCCAGATGTGATTAAGATTGGGCTTACCGAACGCACGTCAGAGGAGCGAGCCCGCGAGTTACGAACGACGGGTGTTCCAACTAATTTCATCGTTCTTTACGATGAGCTTGTCACAGACTGCGTCGCCGTGGAGAGCGCGGTTCACCGGCGACTCGCAGGGTATAGAGTGTCTGATGATCGGGAGTTTTTTCGACTTCCGGTCAAGGAAGCGATTAGAACGCTTCAGGAAGAGGCGAGCGCCTGCCGAGTTAATCCACTGAATCTCATTAGGCGTGTTGAAATCCTCGAGGCGCTCCGCCAGCTGTATCGGGGCTACTTGAAACCAGATATCGTCTCGGTTGCTATTGTTCAGCCTCCTGGAGTATGTTTTCTGGAGGTCGTGCGACGCGCCGAAGGGCCTGAAACTGAGATTGTGGACCGTGAAGATCTTCAGATCTTCGCGGGCAAGGACTACGACGAGAGTCTCTTCTCACCCGGCGCACCGGTGGAAGAAAACGCCCAACGTTTCGTCAATGAACTCGACGCATATGACTATATCATGACAGGCATGCCGCTATTCACAGAAGAAGCCTGGCGTGAGATTGCAGACCTTAGGAAATCAGGTGGCAAAATCAGTCGTGTGGAGTGGGTTGATCCATCGTAG
- a CDS encoding helix-turn-helix domain-containing protein, which yields MIDIPELTAEQFQRAIPSSGRRRLMAGHVESGADVTALRRFIGLTQEQFAAAMGISVHTLRNWEQGRRHPDGPAIALLRIAARHPRVILENVGAAA from the coding sequence ATGATCGACATCCCTGAACTCACCGCTGAGCAGTTCCAACGTGCGATTCCCTCCAGCGGCCGCCGCAGGCTCATGGCGGGTCACGTCGAGTCCGGGGCTGACGTCACGGCGCTGCGCCGGTTCATCGGGCTGACGCAGGAGCAGTTTGCAGCCGCGATGGGGATCAGCGTGCACACACTCAGGAACTGGGAACAGGGCCGCCGGCACCCAGATGGCCCGGCCATCGCCCTCCTACGCATCGCGGCGCGCCATCCGAGGGTGATCCTGGAGAACGTCGGCGCGGCGGCGTAG
- a CDS encoding HU family DNA-binding protein, with translation MASWIEAISAYRPRVSNLPTLDLDALAERLATGTLLTPRVARMVLEELGHEIGQQLRTGHRVKLPGIGTFGPRIRLDGTMRATLRLAPELRDAVTDVGTFLGGVTGRESVGLDLIALKERWDAEHPDDPLELPTNYRSRAKRTAA, from the coding sequence ATGGCAAGCTGGATTGAGGCGATCAGCGCCTACCGCCCGCGGGTCTCGAACCTGCCGACGCTCGACCTCGATGCCCTGGCCGAACGCCTCGCCACCGGCACGCTGCTCACGCCGCGCGTCGCCCGGATGGTCCTCGAGGAGCTCGGCCACGAGATCGGACAGCAGCTTCGCACGGGCCACCGTGTGAAGCTGCCGGGCATCGGCACATTCGGCCCGCGGATTCGACTGGACGGGACGATGCGCGCCACGCTGCGCCTCGCCCCGGAGCTGCGCGACGCGGTGACGGACGTCGGTACGTTCCTCGGCGGTGTCACCGGCCGGGAGAGCGTCGGGCTCGACCTCATCGCCCTCAAGGAGCGCTGGGACGCCGAGCACCCGGACGACCCGCTCGAGCTGCCGACGAACTACCGGAGCCGGGCCAAGCGCACGGCGGCGTGA
- a CDS encoding DUF1801 domain-containing protein, with product MATSARLGSFDDLMRELPPGTAPAVEPIARKLRAVILDDFPEAIEVVRLGDRAASFGVGTKKMSESHVYVMPQATYVNLGFWHGVGLADPAGLLEGTGAKLRHVKVRSVEDAGRPAVRALVAAALQERRAVLGRG from the coding sequence TTGGCCACATCTGCACGCCTCGGCTCCTTCGACGACCTGATGCGCGAGCTGCCGCCCGGCACCGCCCCAGCCGTCGAGCCCATCGCCCGGAAGCTGCGCGCCGTCATCCTCGACGACTTCCCGGAAGCCATCGAGGTCGTTCGTCTGGGTGACCGAGCCGCCTCGTTCGGGGTCGGCACCAAGAAGATGAGCGAGTCCCATGTCTACGTGATGCCGCAGGCAACGTACGTGAACCTCGGGTTTTGGCACGGCGTGGGTCTCGCGGACCCCGCCGGACTTCTCGAGGGGACCGGAGCGAAGTTGCGACACGTCAAGGTGCGCTCGGTCGAGGACGCGGGGCGTCCTGCGGTGCGCGCGCTCGTCGCGGCGGCGCTTCAGGAGCGGCGCGCGGTGCTTGGGCGCGGGTAG
- a CDS encoding DUF389 domain-containing protein, translating to MKPGSSLARRARVRARALRLRLRAAQAPWVAAFERRMAADADGVVIGSSAPGEHGRPRILLSVVRASTASDLARVTARLAGAGSPAGPTHDVVVVTVVAPDAAVAAESPPEALPQALPALGQALARLEAEGIAAGWVVRAASDVGAALRREARHQRAGLMVMGWTRAEAHALARAAEARDAITTAQADARTDGEAAELAVLPASLGAVLQFPPADVLIVGGPAPRVPLRRPLVLLGSGRDDRVALDHAVALAGDPSGAGVAVLTVVPPDAPRGAALSAEHRARRVLEDAGLGAAAVRVVAATSRAEGVQAVLGEGGFDAVVMAAAAETVIKRQLFGGTQLEVAQRAEVPVLVLRPRAPGFRYVLQRVWSLLYDHLPKITPAQQTSIQAVIGDATRPNKDYFVMIGLSAGIAALGLVQSSPAVIIGAMLVAPLMSAIIAVALGIVEGQPRLLADGISASARGMALAVIVSLLIGLAIGGGELTPEMLARTRPGFLDLAIALASGAAGAWALCRERVSASLPGVAIAVALVPPLATAGLCLAIGRTDAALGALLLFATNYVAIVAAGGLVFLLLGLGPTSEATRERALLRHGARLAALLLVVLVAVLGWATTRVSAEVRSAQQIQAALDAGVADLSEGGVAPVIIRSWRREGAERIVVEAWATGEGSTLPDAAAVAAVLHARLAETLAPSVRLRLTLAPVSQVEVPAPTATPMVATP from the coding sequence ATGAAGCCCGGGAGCTCCCTCGCACGTCGGGCGCGCGTCCGCGCCCGCGCGTTGCGCCTGCGGCTGCGCGCGGCGCAGGCGCCCTGGGTGGCAGCCTTCGAGCGCCGTATGGCGGCCGACGCCGACGGTGTGGTGATCGGGTCGTCCGCGCCAGGCGAGCACGGGCGCCCGCGCATCCTGTTGTCCGTCGTGCGCGCCAGCACGGCCAGCGACCTGGCGCGGGTCACCGCGCGGCTGGCCGGCGCCGGCAGCCCGGCGGGGCCGACGCACGATGTGGTGGTGGTGACCGTCGTCGCGCCCGATGCCGCGGTCGCCGCCGAGTCGCCACCCGAGGCGCTCCCCCAGGCGCTCCCGGCGCTTGGGCAAGCGCTGGCCCGGCTGGAGGCGGAGGGCATCGCGGCCGGCTGGGTGGTTCGGGCGGCAAGCGATGTCGGCGCCGCGCTGCGCCGCGAGGCCCGCCACCAGCGGGCCGGGCTGATGGTCATGGGCTGGACCCGCGCCGAGGCGCACGCGCTCGCGCGCGCCGCCGAGGCCCGCGACGCGATCACGACGGCGCAGGCGGACGCGCGAACGGACGGGGAGGCCGCGGAGCTGGCGGTGCTGCCGGCCTCGCTGGGCGCCGTGCTCCAGTTCCCGCCGGCCGATGTCCTGATCGTCGGAGGACCGGCGCCGCGCGTCCCGCTGCGCCGCCCGCTGGTGCTGCTCGGGTCCGGACGCGACGACCGTGTCGCGCTCGATCACGCCGTCGCGCTCGCGGGCGATCCCAGCGGCGCGGGCGTTGCGGTGCTGACCGTCGTGCCGCCCGACGCGCCACGTGGGGCCGCGCTGTCCGCCGAGCACCGCGCGCGTCGTGTCTTGGAGGACGCGGGGCTCGGCGCGGCGGCGGTGCGGGTGGTGGCGGCGACCAGTCGGGCCGAGGGCGTGCAGGCGGTGCTCGGCGAGGGCGGATTCGATGCCGTGGTGATGGCCGCCGCGGCCGAGACGGTGATCAAGCGGCAACTGTTCGGCGGGACGCAGCTCGAGGTGGCGCAGCGCGCCGAGGTCCCCGTGCTGGTGTTGAGGCCCCGCGCGCCCGGCTTCCGGTACGTGCTCCAGCGCGTCTGGTCGCTGCTCTACGACCACCTCCCCAAGATCACGCCGGCACAGCAGACGTCCATCCAGGCCGTGATCGGGGACGCGACGCGGCCCAACAAGGACTACTTCGTGATGATCGGGCTGTCGGCGGGCATCGCCGCCCTCGGGCTGGTCCAGAGCAGCCCGGCCGTCATCATCGGCGCCATGCTCGTGGCGCCCCTCATGAGCGCCATCATCGCGGTGGCGCTGGGCATCGTCGAAGGTCAGCCGCGCCTGCTCGCCGACGGGATTTCGGCCAGCGCGCGCGGGATGGCCCTGGCCGTGATCGTCAGCCTGCTCATCGGTCTGGCGATCGGCGGCGGCGAGCTGACGCCCGAGATGCTCGCCCGGACGCGGCCCGGTTTCCTGGATCTGGCCATTGCCCTGGCCAGCGGCGCGGCGGGCGCGTGGGCGCTCTGTCGCGAGCGCGTCAGCGCCAGCCTGCCCGGCGTGGCCATCGCCGTCGCCCTGGTCCCGCCGCTGGCCACGGCCGGGCTGTGCCTGGCCATCGGCAGGACGGACGCGGCGCTCGGTGCGCTGCTGCTGTTCGCCACCAACTACGTGGCCATTGTGGCCGCCGGCGGGCTCGTCTTCCTGCTCCTGGGCCTCGGGCCGACGAGCGAGGCCACGCGGGAGCGTGCGCTGCTCCGGCACGGGGCGCGCCTGGCGGCGCTGCTGTTGGTCGTCCTGGTCGCGGTGCTGGGCTGGGCGACCACCCGGGTGTCGGCCGAGGTTCGATCCGCGCAGCAGATCCAGGCGGCGCTGGACGCCGGCGTGGCCGACCTCTCCGAAGGGGGGGTCGCCCCCGTGATCATCCGCAGCTGGCGGCGCGAGGGCGCCGAACGCATCGTGGTCGAGGCCTGGGCGACCGGGGAGGGCAGCACGCTCCCGGACGCGGCGGCCGTCGCGGCGGTGCTCCACGCGCGCCTGGCGGAGACCCTCGCACCCTCCGTGCGCCTGCGGCTGACCCTGGCGCCGGTGAGCCAGGTCGAGGTGCCGGCGCCGACGGCGACACCGATGGTCGCGACGCCCTGA
- a CDS encoding SDR family oxidoreductase — protein sequence MKLKDQSIIVTGGASGIGHQAALALAAEGANVIVADFNIAGATEVAAELTQMGVRAFPFKVDVSKAAEVEAMVDFAVEKLGTLNGIFNNAGIGLLKPFLEMDPATYHRVIEVDQHSVYYGMYYAAKKMVALGTKGTFVNTASIYGTTAALGSFNYNAAKAAVIMMTRSAALELAPHGIRVVAVAPGFINTPILGNDAAMKEMLAKQHLHGKLIEPERVASVVAFLFTEGASAINGSTIPVEDGFQIFKNS from the coding sequence ATGAAGCTCAAGGACCAGTCGATCATCGTCACCGGCGGCGCAAGCGGCATCGGCCACCAAGCCGCCCTCGCGCTCGCCGCGGAGGGCGCGAACGTCATCGTCGCCGACTTCAATATCGCCGGTGCGACCGAGGTTGCCGCCGAACTGACGCAAATGGGTGTCAGGGCCTTCCCGTTCAAGGTCGACGTCTCGAAGGCTGCCGAGGTCGAGGCGATGGTCGACTTCGCGGTCGAGAAGCTGGGCACGCTGAACGGCATCTTCAACAACGCCGGCATCGGCCTGCTGAAGCCTTTCCTCGAGATGGACCCGGCGACCTACCACAGGGTCATCGAGGTCGATCAGCACAGCGTGTACTACGGCATGTACTACGCGGCGAAGAAGATGGTCGCGCTCGGAACGAAGGGCACGTTCGTGAACACGGCGTCGATCTACGGGACGACCGCGGCGCTCGGGAGCTTCAACTACAACGCGGCGAAGGCGGCCGTGATCATGATGACGCGCTCGGCTGCGCTGGAGCTCGCCCCACACGGTATCCGGGTGGTCGCGGTGGCGCCAGGGTTCATCAACACGCCGATCCTCGGCAACGATGCCGCGATGAAGGAGATGCTCGCGAAGCAGCACCTTCACGGCAAGCTGATCGAGCCGGAGCGGGTGGCGAGCGTGGTGGCCTTCCTCTTCACCGAAGGGGCATCGGCCATCAACGGGTCGACGATCCCGGTGGAAGACGGCTTCCAGATCTTCAAGAACAGCTGA
- a CDS encoding dihydrofolate reductase family protein, with product MAKLIYGMITSLDGYVEDEHGDLGWGEPDEDVHGYINDLASSVGTYLYGRRMYEMMVYWETALTVPDEPPVFYDWARQWLAAEKVVYSRTLAEPQGARTRIERAFDADAVRRLKADSPHDITVNGPELAAHALRSGLVDELQMIVSPVVLGGGKRFLPDGVRMDLERIEQRGFGNGVVVLRYAVRGQ from the coding sequence ATGGCCAAGTTGATCTACGGCATGATCACGTCGCTGGACGGCTACGTCGAGGACGAGCACGGCGACCTCGGCTGGGGCGAGCCCGACGAAGACGTGCATGGCTACATCAACGACCTCGCGTCGTCGGTTGGCACCTACCTCTACGGGCGCAGGATGTACGAGATGATGGTCTACTGGGAGACCGCGCTCACGGTCCCGGACGAACCGCCGGTCTTTTACGATTGGGCGCGGCAGTGGCTGGCGGCCGAGAAGGTCGTCTACTCCAGGACCCTCGCCGAGCCGCAGGGCGCGCGGACGCGGATCGAGCGGGCGTTCGATGCCGACGCGGTCCGGCGCCTCAAGGCGGACAGCCCGCATGACATCACGGTCAACGGCCCTGAACTCGCCGCGCATGCGCTACGAAGCGGTCTTGTCGACGAGCTTCAGATGATCGTCAGCCCCGTGGTGTTGGGCGGCGGCAAGCGGTTCCTTCCGGACGGCGTGCGGATGGACTTGGAGCGCATCGAGCAGCGTGGGTTCGGCAACGGTGTGGTCGTGTTGCGGTACGCGGTTCGCGGCCAGTGA
- a CDS encoding FAD-dependent monooxygenase, translated as MTEHAVVIAGGGPTGLMLAAELALAGVDVAVVERRASQDLPGSRAGGLSARTLEVFDQRGIADRFLAEGQIAQVTAFAPVRLDISDFPTRHNYGLALWQNHIERILAGWVDELPVTFYRGRDVTGFAQDDTGVDVAVSDAPSLRAQYLVGCDGGRSLIRKAAGIEFPGWDPTMSALLAEVEMTEEPELGMRPTASGMHSLGKVDYEIRDGEVIYKKGGTVRVMVTESHVGSTSEPTLRDLSEGLIAVYGTDYGIHSPTWITRFTDMTRQAAAYRKGRVLLAGDAAHVHSPVGGQGLNTGVQDAVNLGWKLAQVVKGTAPESLLDTYHTERHPIAARVLRNTMAQVALMRPDDRIEALRDSVTELLSMDEPRKRFAAMMSGLDIRYDLGEGHPLLGRRMPDLDVVTADGPRRVFTLLHAARPVLLNFGAPGGFDITITPWADRVRMVDGTYGGAWELPAIGAVAAPTGVLVRPDGYVAWVGEGEQVGLADALTTWFGPPAAA; from the coding sequence ATGACCGAACACGCCGTGGTGATCGCCGGAGGCGGCCCGACGGGCCTGATGTTGGCGGCCGAGTTGGCGCTGGCGGGCGTCGACGTCGCCGTCGTCGAGCGGCGCGCCAGCCAGGACCTGCCCGGCTCGCGCGCCGGCGGTCTGAGCGCACGCACCCTCGAGGTCTTCGATCAGCGCGGCATCGCCGATCGGTTCCTGGCGGAGGGGCAGATCGCCCAGGTCACGGCCTTCGCCCCGGTGCGCCTGGACATCAGCGACTTCCCGACCCGGCACAACTACGGGCTCGCCCTCTGGCAGAACCACATCGAGCGCATCCTGGCCGGCTGGGTCGATGAGCTGCCGGTGACGTTCTATCGCGGGCGTGATGTGACCGGCTTTGCGCAGGACGACACCGGCGTCGACGTCGCGGTGTCCGACGCCCCGTCGCTGCGGGCGCAGTATCTCGTCGGGTGCGACGGTGGCCGCAGCCTCATCCGCAAAGCCGCCGGCATCGAGTTCCCCGGCTGGGATCCGACGATGAGCGCGCTGCTCGCCGAGGTCGAGATGACCGAGGAGCCGGAGCTGGGCATGCGCCCCACCGCCTCCGGCATGCATTCCCTGGGCAAGGTGGACTACGAGATCCGTGACGGCGAGGTGATCTACAAGAAGGGCGGGACGGTCCGGGTCATGGTGACCGAATCGCACGTCGGCTCGACGAGCGAACCCACCCTGCGCGATCTCAGCGAGGGCCTCATCGCCGTATACGGCACCGACTACGGCATCCACAGCCCCACCTGGATCACCCGGTTCACCGACATGACCCGGCAGGCCGCGGCCTACCGCAAAGGGCGAGTCCTGCTGGCCGGCGACGCGGCGCACGTGCATTCCCCGGTGGGCGGGCAGGGCCTGAACACCGGTGTGCAGGATGCCGTGAACCTGGGCTGGAAGCTGGCCCAGGTGGTCAAGGGGACAGCGCCGGAAAGCCTGCTGGACACCTACCACACCGAGCGCCACCCGATCGCCGCCCGCGTGCTGCGCAACACGATGGCCCAGGTCGCGCTCATGCGCCCCGACGACCGCATCGAGGCGCTCCGCGACTCCGTGACCGAGCTGCTCAGCATGGACGAGCCCCGCAAACGCTTCGCCGCGATGATGTCCGGCCTGGACATCCGCTACGACCTCGGCGAGGGGCACCCGCTGCTCGGGCGCCGCATGCCCGACCTCGACGTGGTCACCGCCGACGGTCCACGGCGGGTGTTCACGCTGCTGCACGCCGCCCGGCCGGTGCTTCTCAACTTCGGCGCGCCCGGCGGCTTCGATATAACGATCACGCCGTGGGCGGATCGGGTGAGGATGGTCGATGGCACGTATGGGGGTGCGTGGGAGCTGCCGGCGATTGGGGCGGTGGCGGCGCCCACGGGCGTGTTGGTGCGGCCGGACGGGTATGTGGCTTGGGTGGGAGAGGGGGAACAGGTGGGGCTCGCGGACGCGCTGACGACCTGGTTCGGGCCGCCTGCTGCGGCGTAG
- a CDS encoding PIN domain-containing protein — protein MFFADVELAVVEVSAAVVERATDLRSKYNLKTPDALHYATAVEVGAAAFLTGDRALSRCSEVPVEVL, from the coding sequence GTGTTCTTCGCCGACGTCGAGCTCGCCGTGGTCGAGGTGAGCGCGGCGGTCGTCGAGCGGGCCACCGACCTCCGTTCGAAATACAACCTCAAGACGCCCGACGCCCTCCACTACGCCACGGCCGTGGAGGTCGGGGCGGCCGCGTTCTTGACTGGCGACAGGGCGCTGTCGCGGTGTTCGGAGGTGCCGGTCGAGGTGCTGTGA
- a CDS encoding type II toxin-antitoxin system Phd/YefM family antitoxin — protein MTTITATEARKLLYKLLADVSDTHEPIHITGKRGNAVLIGEDDWRAVQETLYLVSIPGMRESIREGIATPVEECADELEW, from the coding sequence ATGACCACCATCACCGCGACCGAAGCGCGCAAGCTGCTCTACAAGCTGCTCGCCGATGTCTCCGACACCCATGAACCCATCCACATCACGGGCAAGCGCGGCAACGCCGTGCTGATCGGCGAGGACGACTGGCGCGCCGTCCAGGAGACGCTGTACCTGGTCTCGATTCCCGGTATGCGCGAGTCCATCCGCGAGGGGATCGCGACACCGGTCGAGGAGTGCGCCGACGAGCTGGAGTGGTGA
- a CDS encoding Txe/YoeB family addiction module toxin: MSWRIVYTSQARKDAKRLAASGLKEKAAGLLDVLADDPYCTPPPFEKLVGDLHGAYSRRINIQHRIVYEILDEMRVVKVLRMWTHYE, encoded by the coding sequence GTGAGCTGGCGGATCGTCTACACGAGCCAAGCGCGCAAGGACGCTAAACGACTGGCCGCAAGCGGGCTGAAGGAGAAGGCCGCCGGCCTGCTCGACGTCCTCGCCGACGATCCGTACTGCACGCCACCGCCCTTCGAGAAGCTCGTGGGCGATCTGCACGGGGCGTACTCGCGGCGGATCAACATCCAACACCGCATCGTCTACGAGATCCTCGACGAGATGCGCGTCGTGAAGGTGTTGCGGATGTGGACGCATTACGAATAG
- a CDS encoding DUF2283 domain-containing protein has protein sequence MKLHYDPETDSLYIDLADRTSQDSIEVAPGVVVDFDAAGNIVGIDIDHASTVVDLKAVEVHHLPLGVLATS, from the coding sequence ATGAAGCTCCACTACGATCCTGAAACGGATTCGCTCTACATCGACCTCGCCGACCGCACCAGCCAGGACTCCATCGAGGTGGCGCCGGGCGTTGTCGTGGACTTCGACGCGGCCGGGAACATCGTCGGCATCGACATCGATCATGCCAGCACGGTCGTGGATCTGAAGGCCGTCGAGGTGCATCACTTGCCGCTGGGGGTGCTCGCGACGTCGTGA